In the Drosophila biarmipes strain raj3 chromosome X, RU_DBia_V1.1, whole genome shotgun sequence genome, one interval contains:
- the LOC108036138 gene encoding soma ferritin: MALCFRNIRRHMCMLMRQNFAKSCEKKLNDQINMELKACHQYLAMAYHFDRSDISSPGLHGFFLKSSAEEREHAEKIMQYMNKRGGLIILSSVPEPLPCFASSLEALKHALRMELEVNQHLLDLHTLAGQESDPNLCDFIEANFLQEQVDGQKVLADYICQLERSQSDLGDYLFDKYMGAGLHKSR; this comes from the exons ATGGCATTGTGCTTCCGCAACATCAGGCGCCACATGTGCATGCTGATGCGTCAGAACTTCGCCAAAAGTTGCGAGAAGAAGCTGAACGACCAGATCAACATGGAGTTGAAGGCCTGCCACCAGTACTTGGCCATG GCCTACCATTTCGATCGTTCGGACATCAGTTCCCCGGGATTGCACGGGTTCTTCCTGAAATCGAGCGCCGAGGAGCGGGAGCACGCGGAGAAGATCATGCAGTACATGAACAAGCGCGGGGGTCTGATTATTTTGAGCAGTGTACCGGAGCCGCTGCCCTGCTTCGCCAGCAGTCTGGAGGCCCTGAAGCACGCCCTGAGAATGGAGCTGGAGGTCAACCAGCACCTGCTGGACCTGCACACGCTGGCGGGCCAGGAATCGGATCCGAATCTCTGCGACTTCATCGAGGCGAACTTCCTGCAGGAGCAGGTCGACGGCCAGAAGGTGCTGGCGGACTACATCTGCCAGCTGGAGAGGTCCCAGAGCGATCTGGGCGACTATCTGTTCGACAAGTACATGGGAGCCGGCCTGCACAAGAGCCGGTGA